From a single Miscanthus floridulus cultivar M001 chromosome 8, ASM1932011v1, whole genome shotgun sequence genomic region:
- the LOC136475483 gene encoding cyclin-dependent kinase A-2 produces MDQYEKTEKIGEGTYGVVYKGKDRHTNETIALKKIRLEQEDEGVPSTAIREISLLKEMQHRNIVRLQDVVHNDKCIYLVFEYLDLDLKKHMDSSADFKNHRIVKSYLYQILRGIAYCHSHRVLHRDLKPQNLLLDRRNNILKLADFGLARAFGIPVRTFTHEVVTLWYRAPEILLGARHYSTPVDVWSVGCIFAEMVNQKPLFPGDSEIDELFKIFRILGTPTEETWPGVASLPDYKSTFPKWPSVDLATVVPTLEPAGIDLLSKMLRLDPSKRINARAALEHEYFRDLEHAY; encoded by the exons ATGGACCAG TACGAGAAGACGGAGAAGATCGGGGAGGGCACGTACGGGGTGGTGTACAAGGGCAAGGACCGCCACACCAACGAGACGATCGCGCTCAAGAAGATCCGCCTCGAGCAGGAGGACGAGGGCGTCCCTTCCACTGCCATCCGCGAGATCTCCCTCCTCAAGGAGATGCAGCACCGTAACATCGTCAG GCTGCAGGACGTCGTGCACAACGACAAGTGCATCTACCTCGTCTTCGAGTACCTGGACCTCGACCTCAAGAAGCACATGGACTCCTCCGCCGACTTCAAGAACCACCGCATAGTCAAA tCCTACCTCTACCAGATTCTGCGGGGCATCGCCTACTGCCACTCCCACCGCGTGCTCCACCGCGACCTCAAGCCGCAGAACCTGCTGCTTGATCGCCGCAACAACATCTTGAAGCTCGCCGACTTTGGATTGGCGAGGGCGTTCGGCATCCCTGTCCGGACTTTCACTCATGAG GTGGTGACACTTTGGTATAGAGCACCTGAAATTCTTCTCGGTGCAAGGCATTATTCCACCCCTGTTGACGTGTGGTCAGTTGGTTGCATTTTTGCTGAAATGGTGAACCAGAAGCCACTTTTTCCTGGTGATTCTGAGATTGATGAGCTGTTTAAGATTTTCAG AATTTTGGGTACTCCAACTGAAGAAACATGGCCAGGCGTTGCTTCATTACCTGATTACAAGTCAACTTTCCCAAAGTGGCCATCTGTG GATCTTGCAACAGTGGTCCCAACACTTGAACCGGCAGGAATCGATCTTCTATCT AAGATGCTGCGGCTAGATCCCAGCAAGAGAATCAACGCCCGTGCCGCCCTCGAGCACGAGTACTTCAGGGACCTCGAGCACGCCTACTAG
- the LOC136477283 gene encoding kinetochore protein NUF2 homolog, producing MASSYSFPLFEPAEIEAALHSHGIAPSTSLYAEDIVHPQPGFVAEPRARPAATVQALQVVDNPEHHMRALRLSRIYKRANAFLQSIQFRDLNLRDLLRADGPRVVLILNALINFLLFRRDKLALLEPIVQEYGALDKRQREVRAKIDEVAFPSSSFTFSCLLYGEILRFSLPLSKAKEEHLLREQLEAPMVHQLEKEVDALKQRLHDYNREQLSLRVASKALDEKREETLRKEFALSQKYHKELLRLKQNDYTKAHELLEHVYMDQQITNTDASDSRSFCNLPVCAMAHTYFLLPYSGNKGLST from the exons ATGGCGAGCTCCTACTCCTTCCCGCTGTTCGAGCCGGCAGAGATCGAGGCGGCGCTGCACAGCCACGGCATCGCGCCCAGCACTAGCCTCTACGCCGAGGACATCGTCCACCCTCAGCCCGGCTTCGTCGCCGAG CCACGAGCCCGACCAGCAGCTACAGTCCAGGCGCTGCAGGTGGTCGACAACCCGGAGCACCACATGCGCGCCCTACGGTTGTCGCGGATCTACAAGAGGGCCAACGCCTTCCTCCAGTCCATCCAGTTCCGAGACCTCAATCTCCGCGACCTCCTCCGCGCCGACGGCCCccgtgtcgtcctcatcctcaatGCCCTCATCAACTTCCTCCTCTTCAGGCGGGACAAGCTCGCCTTGCTCGAGCCCATCGTCCAAGAGTACGGTGCGCTTGACAAACGACAGAGGGAGGTCAGGGCTAAGATCGACGAGGTCGCGTTCCCATCCTCCTCCTTTACATTTTCCTGCCTTCTGTACGGGGAAATACTTAGGTTTTCTCTCCCT CTTAGCAAGGCGAAAGAGGAACATCTGCTTAGGGAGCAGCTGGAGGCACCCATGGTCCACCAGCTCGAGAAGGAGGTCGATGCCCTCAAGCAGAGGCTTCATGATTACAACAGAGAGCAGCTGTCGCTGCGCGTTGCATCAAAAGCCTTGGACGAAAAGAGAGAAGAGACGCTGAGGAAG GAATTTGCACTCTCTCAGAAGTACCACAAGGAACTGCTCCGGTTGAAACAAAACGACTACACAAAAGCGCATGAACTTCTCGAGCATGTTTACATGGACCAACAAATAACAAACACTGATGCCTCTG ATTCGAGGTCTTTTTGCAACCTGCCTGTGTGCGCGATGGCGCACACCTACTTTCTGCTACCTTATTCGGGAAACAAAG GCTTATCTACGTAG
- the LOC136475488 gene encoding peroxisome biogenesis protein 16-like isoform X1, translating into MEAYKLWVRRNRDLVRSLESLANGLTWILPERFANSEIAPEAGPSVWIYALLGVVSSVNQHIIDAPTENHSFASKEQSTPWGLVVSVLKDIEAVVEVAAQHFVGDDRKWSFLAVTEAVKAGVRLAAFRESGYKMLLQGGEVANEEEVTVLENNYGVNGNGVPAIYPMDRHAGNGHKAMTKGLDGKNGFVSKSLEKRAVAALNKFGENAKMISDPMWMRRLQPTPEPTVMVAEKPTLASIWSAKGGTGRLFVLGEVVHIFRLLVYVLLIRKFGTKSWTPWLVSLAVELTSLGIHSHATDLSHRLGKVHQLSSAERDELKRRKMMWALYLMRDPFFANYTKRHLQKAEQVLNPVPLIGFLTGKLIELLEGVQTRYTYTSGS; encoded by the exons ATGGAGGCGTACAAGCTCTGGGTGCGCAGGAACAGGGACCTCGTCCGCTCCCTCGAGTCCCTCGCCAAC GGGCTGACATGGATACTCCCGGAGCGCTTCGCCAACTCTGAGATCGCGCCGGAAGCAGGTCCTTCAGTTTGGA TATATGCACTACTGGGTGTTGTGAGCTCTGTCAATCAGCACATAATTGATGCACCCACTGAGAATCATTCCTTTGCCTCCAAGGAGCAATCTACCCCATGGGGTCTTGTTGTCTCTGTACTAAAGGATATAGAGGCGGTTGTTGAGGTTGCTGCCCAGCACTTTGTTGGCGATGATCGCAAGTGGAGCTTTCTTGCTGTCACTGAAGCAGTGAA AGCAGGTGTCAGGTTAGCTGCTTTTCGGGAAAGTGGATACAAGATGCTCTTACAAGGAGGGGAGGTGGCAAATGAAGAAGAGGTGACCGTTCTTGAAAATAACTATGGAGTAAATGGTAATGGAGTTCCAGCCATCTATCCGATGGATAGACATGCCGGAAATGGACACAAAGCTATGACCAAGGGTCTGGATGGAAAAAATGGATTTGTATCTAAGAGTCTTGAGAAAAGGGCAGTAGCTGCTTTGAACAAATTTGGCGAGAATGCAAAAATGATATCTGATCCTATGTGGATGCGGAGGCTCCAGCCTACTCCTGAGCCAACTG TGATGGTGGCCGAGAAGCCAACTTTGGCAAGCATTTGGTCTGCTAAAGGGGGTACTGGGCGCTTATTTGTTTTAGGGGAGGTTGTTCACATATTCAGGCTACTTGTGTATGTACTTCTGATCAGAAAGTTTGGAACCAAATCATGGACTCCATGGTTAGTGTCGCTAGCTGTGGAACTCACAAGTCTAGGCATCCATTCCCATGCGACCGATCTGAGTCACAGATTAGGGAAAGTGCATCAGCTCAGTTCTGCTGAGAGGGATGAG TTGAAAAGGCGAAAGATGATGTGGGCCCTTTATTTGATGAGAGATCCTTTCTTTGCCAATTACACCAA GCGTCATCTCCAGAAGGCTGAACAGGTGCTGAATCCGGTGCCATTGATTGGCTTCCTTACAG GGAAACTTATAGAGCTACTGGAGGGTGTTCAGACAAGATATACATACACATCAGGTTCATAG
- the LOC136475488 gene encoding peroxisome biogenesis protein 16-like isoform X2, whose translation MEAYKLWVRRNRDLVRSLESLANGLTWILPERFANSEIAPEAVYALLGVVSSVNQHIIDAPTENHSFASKEQSTPWGLVVSVLKDIEAVVEVAAQHFVGDDRKWSFLAVTEAVKAGVRLAAFRESGYKMLLQGGEVANEEEVTVLENNYGVNGNGVPAIYPMDRHAGNGHKAMTKGLDGKNGFVSKSLEKRAVAALNKFGENAKMISDPMWMRRLQPTPEPTVMVAEKPTLASIWSAKGGTGRLFVLGEVVHIFRLLVYVLLIRKFGTKSWTPWLVSLAVELTSLGIHSHATDLSHRLGKVHQLSSAERDELKRRKMMWALYLMRDPFFANYTKRHLQKAEQVLNPVPLIGFLTGKLIELLEGVQTRYTYTSGS comes from the exons ATGGAGGCGTACAAGCTCTGGGTGCGCAGGAACAGGGACCTCGTCCGCTCCCTCGAGTCCCTCGCCAAC GGGCTGACATGGATACTCCCGGAGCGCTTCGCCAACTCTGAGATCGCGCCGGAAGCAG TATATGCACTACTGGGTGTTGTGAGCTCTGTCAATCAGCACATAATTGATGCACCCACTGAGAATCATTCCTTTGCCTCCAAGGAGCAATCTACCCCATGGGGTCTTGTTGTCTCTGTACTAAAGGATATAGAGGCGGTTGTTGAGGTTGCTGCCCAGCACTTTGTTGGCGATGATCGCAAGTGGAGCTTTCTTGCTGTCACTGAAGCAGTGAA AGCAGGTGTCAGGTTAGCTGCTTTTCGGGAAAGTGGATACAAGATGCTCTTACAAGGAGGGGAGGTGGCAAATGAAGAAGAGGTGACCGTTCTTGAAAATAACTATGGAGTAAATGGTAATGGAGTTCCAGCCATCTATCCGATGGATAGACATGCCGGAAATGGACACAAAGCTATGACCAAGGGTCTGGATGGAAAAAATGGATTTGTATCTAAGAGTCTTGAGAAAAGGGCAGTAGCTGCTTTGAACAAATTTGGCGAGAATGCAAAAATGATATCTGATCCTATGTGGATGCGGAGGCTCCAGCCTACTCCTGAGCCAACTG TGATGGTGGCCGAGAAGCCAACTTTGGCAAGCATTTGGTCTGCTAAAGGGGGTACTGGGCGCTTATTTGTTTTAGGGGAGGTTGTTCACATATTCAGGCTACTTGTGTATGTACTTCTGATCAGAAAGTTTGGAACCAAATCATGGACTCCATGGTTAGTGTCGCTAGCTGTGGAACTCACAAGTCTAGGCATCCATTCCCATGCGACCGATCTGAGTCACAGATTAGGGAAAGTGCATCAGCTCAGTTCTGCTGAGAGGGATGAG TTGAAAAGGCGAAAGATGATGTGGGCCCTTTATTTGATGAGAGATCCTTTCTTTGCCAATTACACCAA GCGTCATCTCCAGAAGGCTGAACAGGTGCTGAATCCGGTGCCATTGATTGGCTTCCTTACAG GGAAACTTATAGAGCTACTGGAGGGTGTTCAGACAAGATATACATACACATCAGGTTCATAG